The following are encoded in a window of Streptomyces sp. SAT1 genomic DNA:
- a CDS encoding heme/hemin ABC transporter substrate-binding protein has product MRTHLAGALLSVLALTLTATGCAGTAGASGTGGTGGATGPAGAVDDRVEPLTGVAAPRLPVTVDSADGRKVTVTGARRIVPLSGSLSEIVFTLGLGGRVVARDITATFAQARKLPVVTRNHDVSAESVLSLHPDLVVAEETSGPAEAMDQIRAAGVPVLVVKPAAGLADVGPRIHAVAAALGVPDAGERLTRRAQDRIEAVRGSIPAHADRPRVAFLYLRGSAAVYLIGGAKSGATSLIEAAGGIDAGAASGLDKDFTAITTEALAKAAPDAILVMSKGLASVGGVDGLVRIPGVAQTPAGMKRRVVSVEDGVLLNYGPRTDQVLRSIVGQLYGDGERR; this is encoded by the coding sequence TTGCGCACACACCTGGCGGGAGCACTGCTGTCGGTGCTCGCGCTCACCCTGACCGCCACCGGCTGCGCCGGCACGGCGGGCGCCTCCGGCACCGGCGGCACCGGCGGCGCCACCGGCCCGGCCGGCGCCGTCGACGACCGGGTCGAACCGCTGACCGGCGTCGCCGCGCCCCGGCTGCCCGTCACCGTCGACTCCGCCGACGGACGGAAGGTGACGGTGACCGGGGCCCGGCGGATCGTGCCGCTGTCCGGCAGCCTCAGCGAGATCGTGTTCACGCTGGGGCTCGGCGGGCGGGTCGTGGCCCGCGACATCACCGCCACCTTCGCGCAGGCCCGGAAGCTGCCGGTGGTGACCCGCAATCACGACGTGTCCGCCGAGAGCGTCCTCTCGCTCCACCCCGACCTGGTGGTGGCCGAGGAGACGTCGGGCCCGGCCGAGGCCATGGACCAGATCCGCGCCGCGGGCGTCCCGGTGCTCGTGGTGAAGCCCGCCGCCGGGCTCGCGGACGTGGGGCCGCGCATCCACGCGGTCGCCGCCGCGCTCGGCGTCCCGGACGCGGGCGAGCGCCTGACCCGGCGGGCGCAGGACCGGATCGAGGCGGTGCGCGGGTCGATCCCCGCGCACGCCGACCGGCCGCGCGTCGCGTTCCTCTATCTGCGCGGCTCGGCCGCCGTCTACCTCATCGGCGGTGCGAAGTCGGGCGCGACCTCGCTGATCGAGGCGGCCGGGGGGATCGACGCGGGCGCCGCCTCGGGCCTGGACAAGGACTTCACCGCCATCACCACCGAGGCGCTGGCGAAGGCCGCGCCGGACGCGATCCTCGTCATGAGCAAGGGACTCGCGTCCGTGGGCGGCGTCGACGGCCTGGTGAGGATCCCGGGCGTGGCCCAGACCCCGGCCGGGATGAAGCGGCGCGTCGTGTCCGTGGAGGACGGTGTGCTGCTCAACTACGGCCCGCGCACCGACCAGGTGCTGCGCTCGATCGTCGGCCAGCTCTACGGCGACGGGGAGAGGCGATGA
- a CDS encoding FecCD family ABC transporter permease — protein MSAPALDGTAEEHGKSPSPSEKRDLAEPGAGRRGRPWLLTAGLLAALLVLVPVAAGLGAYPIPLGDVLSSVLHRAGLGGSGLDRVAESVLWNVRFPRIVLALLVGASLGCAGALMQGVFGNPLAEPGVIGVSSGAAVGAVASIALGIGFLGTWTVPVFAFAGGLGTASLVYVMARSGGRTEVVTLILTGIAVNAFAGALIGLFLFFADSAAVSQITFWQLGSLAQATWPKVLAVLPCAALGLGLAPLYSRRLDLLALGERPARHLGVDVERLRIVLVLVIALLTAAAVSVSGIIGFVGLVVPHLLRMAAGPGHRFLVPGSALLGALVLLAADLAARTVAAPAELPLGVLTALLGSPFFFWLLRRTRRRQGGWA, from the coding sequence ATGAGCGCGCCCGCCCTCGACGGCACGGCCGAGGAGCACGGGAAGTCACCATCGCCCTCTGAGAAAAGGGACTTGGCGGAACCCGGTGCCGGGCGGCGGGGCAGGCCCTGGCTCCTGACGGCCGGTCTGCTGGCCGCGCTGCTCGTGCTGGTGCCGGTCGCCGCCGGTCTCGGCGCGTACCCCATCCCGCTCGGCGACGTGCTGTCCTCCGTGCTGCACCGGGCCGGGCTCGGCGGCTCCGGGCTCGACCGGGTGGCCGAGTCGGTGCTGTGGAACGTGCGGTTCCCGCGCATCGTGCTGGCCCTGCTGGTCGGTGCCTCGCTGGGCTGCGCGGGCGCCCTGATGCAGGGCGTGTTCGGCAATCCGCTGGCCGAACCGGGCGTCATCGGCGTCTCCTCGGGCGCCGCGGTCGGCGCGGTGGCCTCGATCGCCCTGGGGATCGGCTTCCTCGGCACCTGGACGGTGCCGGTGTTCGCGTTCGCCGGGGGCCTGGGCACGGCCTCGCTGGTGTACGTGATGGCGCGCTCGGGCGGCCGTACGGAAGTGGTGACGCTGATCCTCACCGGGATCGCGGTGAACGCCTTCGCGGGCGCGCTGATCGGCCTCTTCCTGTTCTTCGCGGACAGCGCCGCGGTCAGCCAGATCACCTTCTGGCAGCTCGGCTCGCTCGCCCAGGCCACCTGGCCCAAGGTGCTGGCCGTACTGCCGTGCGCAGCGCTCGGGCTCGGCCTCGCGCCGCTGTACTCGCGCCGGCTGGACCTGCTGGCGCTCGGCGAACGCCCGGCCCGGCACCTGGGTGTGGACGTGGAGCGGCTGCGGATCGTGCTGGTGCTGGTGATCGCCCTGCTGACCGCCGCGGCGGTCAGCGTCTCCGGGATCATCGGCTTCGTCGGCCTGGTGGTGCCGCATCTGCTGCGGATGGCCGCGGGGCCGGGGCACCGGTTCCTGGTGCCGGGCAGCGCCCTGCTGGGCGCGCTGGTCCTGCTCGCCGCCGACCTCGCGGCGCGCACCGTGGCCGCACCCGCCGAACTCCCGCTCGGCGTACTCACCGCACTGCTCGGCAGCCCGTTCTTCTTCTGGCTGCTGCGCCGCACCCGACGCAGGCAAGGAGGCTGGGCGTGA
- a CDS encoding heme ABC transporter ATP-binding protein: protein MKAVRGSVKRLRGRPRPPERPRAGQVLAEAEGLRVRLGAREVLRGVDVRVRAGEVLALVGPNGAGKSTLLGALAADLPAAAGVVRVHGRPVREWSAPELALRRAVLPQSAELSFPFPVAEVVRMGRAPHPASPAEDEAAVAAAMAATEVSAFAGRPFPALSGGERARVAFARVLAQHAPLLLLDEPTAALDLRHQELVLRLCRERAAAGDAVVVVLHDLGLAAAYAHRVAVLAAGRVAADGPPGEIFTGELLSRVYDQPVEVLPHPRTGAVLVTPRRHL from the coding sequence GTGAAGGCGGTCCGAGGATCCGTGAAGCGGCTGCGCGGGCGGCCCCGGCCGCCGGAGCGGCCGCGCGCCGGGCAGGTGCTCGCCGAGGCGGAGGGGCTGCGGGTGCGCCTGGGCGCCCGGGAGGTGCTGCGCGGGGTGGACGTGCGCGTACGGGCCGGTGAGGTGCTGGCCCTGGTCGGGCCCAACGGGGCGGGCAAGTCGACCCTGTTGGGCGCGCTCGCCGCCGATCTCCCGGCCGCCGCCGGTGTCGTACGGGTGCACGGGCGTCCGGTACGGGAGTGGTCGGCGCCCGAACTCGCGCTGCGCCGGGCCGTGCTGCCCCAGTCGGCGGAGCTGTCCTTCCCGTTCCCGGTGGCGGAGGTGGTGCGCATGGGCCGCGCGCCGCACCCCGCCTCCCCGGCCGAGGACGAGGCGGCCGTGGCCGCGGCGATGGCCGCCACCGAGGTGAGCGCGTTCGCCGGGCGGCCCTTCCCGGCGCTCAGCGGGGGCGAGCGGGCGCGGGTCGCGTTCGCCCGGGTGCTGGCCCAGCACGCCCCGCTGCTGCTGCTCGACGAGCCGACCGCCGCGCTGGACCTGCGCCACCAGGAACTGGTGCTGCGGCTGTGCCGGGAGCGGGCCGCCGCCGGGGACGCGGTGGTCGTGGTCCTGCACGACCTGGGGCTCGCCGCCGCCTACGCGCACCGGGTCGCGGTGCTGGCCGCCGGGCGGGTCGCCGCCGACGGGCCGCCCGGCGAGATCTTCACCGGGGAACTGCTCTCCCGGGTCTACGACCAGCCCGTCGAGGTGCTGCCGCACCCGCGCACGGGCGCGGTCCTGGTGACCCCGAGACGGCACCTTTGA
- the efeO gene encoding iron uptake system protein EfeO, which yields MRAVRRSVVTAAAAAVALTAVTACTSKSDAADGDAIQVTAADSTCDTSAKTVPAGQVTLKIENKGSRATEVEILFPDDRIVSEKENIGPGTKYTLTAEVKAGSYEIACRPGMKGHGVRQKLTVTGKGAAAQRNPELDKPVAEYRQYAQDQADATVPLAEVFAKAIKAGDLEAAKKAYAPSRIGWERTEPVAESFGDIDPKTDTRADGLEQGQKWTGWHRLEKALWQDKKIGAEEKTLADQLVTDLKDWQQRVGKAEITPTSMANGAKELLDEVATGKVTGEEDRYSHTDLVDFKANVEGAQKAYELLEPVARKNDAALTGELDKQFAALDTVLDKYRKDKTSYDFVSYDTVGKEQRKELSDAVNALAEPLSKLAAAVVK from the coding sequence ATGAGAGCCGTCCGACGCTCCGTCGTCACCGCCGCCGCCGCCGCGGTCGCCCTGACCGCCGTGACGGCCTGCACCTCCAAGAGCGACGCCGCGGACGGCGACGCGATCCAGGTGACGGCGGCCGACTCCACGTGCGACACCTCGGCCAAGACCGTACCGGCCGGACAGGTCACCCTCAAGATAGAGAACAAGGGCTCGCGGGCCACCGAGGTGGAGATCCTCTTCCCCGACGACCGGATCGTCTCCGAGAAGGAGAACATCGGCCCCGGCACCAAGTACACGCTGACCGCCGAGGTCAAGGCGGGCTCCTACGAGATCGCCTGCCGGCCGGGCATGAAGGGCCACGGCGTCCGCCAGAAGCTCACCGTCACCGGCAAGGGCGCCGCCGCGCAGCGCAACCCCGAGCTGGACAAGCCGGTCGCCGAGTACCGCCAGTACGCGCAGGACCAGGCCGACGCCACCGTGCCGCTCGCCGAGGTCTTCGCCAAGGCGATCAAGGCCGGTGACCTGGAGGCCGCCAAGAAGGCGTACGCGCCCTCCCGCATCGGCTGGGAGCGCACCGAGCCGGTCGCCGAGTCCTTCGGGGACATCGACCCGAAGACCGACACCCGCGCCGACGGCCTGGAGCAGGGCCAGAAGTGGACCGGCTGGCACCGCCTGGAGAAGGCGCTGTGGCAGGACAAGAAGATCGGCGCCGAGGAGAAGACCCTCGCCGACCAGCTCGTCACCGACCTGAAGGACTGGCAGCAGCGGGTCGGCAAGGCGGAGATCACCCCCACCTCCATGGCCAACGGTGCCAAGGAGCTCCTCGACGAGGTCGCCACCGGCAAGGTCACCGGCGAGGAGGACCGCTACTCGCACACCGACCTGGTCGACTTCAAGGCCAACGTCGAGGGCGCGCAGAAGGCGTACGAACTCCTCGAGCCGGTCGCGCGGAAGAACGACGCCGCCCTCACCGGCGAACTCGACAAGCAGTTCGCGGCCCTGGACACCGTCCTGGACAAGTACCGCAAGGACAAGACGTCCTACGACTTCGTCTCCTACGACACGGTCGGCAAGGAGCAGCGCAAGGAGCTGTCGGACGCGGTGAACGCGCTCGCCGAGCCGCTGTCCAAGCTCGCCGCCGCAGTGGTGAAGTAG
- the efeB gene encoding iron uptake transporter deferrochelatase/peroxidase subunit: MAEEQERRPAPSRRALIGWGGAGLALGAVTAGGAVAAATGGDGATDTGGAVEFHGVHQAGIATPVQDRLHFAAFDVKTDDRAEFVRLLKDWTAAARKMTAGAPVGDGAYGGLAEAPPDDTGEALGLKPSRLTLTIGFGPTLFDRFGLKDRRPAALVDLPPFPGDNLDRSRTGGDLCVQACADDPQVAVHAIRNLARIGFGKVAVRWSQLGFGKTSSTTPDAQTPRNLLGFKDGTRNIAGTETARLDEHVWAGAQDGGGKDAWMSGGSYLVARRIRMNIETWDRTSLQEQEDVFGRDKGEGAPVGKAKERDEPFLPAMKPDAHVRLAHPDSNGGITILRRGYSFTDGTDGLGRLDAGLFFLAYQRDVRKGFVPLQRRLSAHDALNEYIQHVGSAVFAIPPGVRDANDWWGRTLLSEEA; encoded by the coding sequence ATGGCCGAGGAGCAGGAACGACGTCCCGCGCCCTCCCGCCGCGCGCTGATCGGCTGGGGCGGTGCCGGGCTCGCGCTCGGCGCCGTCACGGCGGGCGGCGCGGTGGCCGCGGCCACCGGCGGCGACGGCGCGACCGACACCGGGGGTGCCGTGGAGTTCCACGGTGTCCACCAGGCGGGCATCGCCACGCCCGTGCAGGACCGGCTGCACTTCGCCGCGTTCGACGTGAAGACCGACGACCGCGCCGAGTTCGTCCGGCTGCTGAAGGACTGGACGGCCGCCGCGCGCAAGATGACCGCCGGTGCCCCGGTCGGCGACGGCGCCTACGGCGGGCTGGCCGAGGCGCCGCCGGACGACACCGGCGAGGCGCTCGGCCTCAAGCCGTCCCGGCTGACGCTCACCATCGGCTTCGGGCCCACGCTGTTCGACCGGTTCGGGCTCAAGGACCGGCGTCCGGCGGCCCTGGTCGACCTGCCCCCCTTCCCCGGCGACAACCTGGACCGCTCGCGCACCGGCGGCGACCTGTGCGTCCAGGCGTGCGCGGACGACCCGCAGGTGGCGGTGCACGCGATCCGCAACCTGGCCCGGATCGGCTTCGGCAAGGTCGCCGTGCGCTGGTCCCAGCTCGGCTTCGGCAAGACCTCCTCCACCACGCCCGACGCCCAGACCCCGCGCAATCTGCTCGGGTTCAAGGACGGCACCCGCAACATCGCGGGCACCGAGACGGCGCGGCTGGACGAGCACGTGTGGGCCGGCGCCCAGGACGGCGGGGGCAAGGACGCCTGGATGAGCGGGGGTTCGTACCTCGTCGCCCGGCGCATCCGGATGAACATCGAGACCTGGGACCGCACCTCGCTCCAGGAGCAGGAGGACGTCTTCGGCCGGGACAAGGGCGAGGGCGCACCGGTCGGCAAGGCCAAGGAGCGGGACGAGCCGTTCCTGCCCGCGATGAAGCCGGACGCGCATGTGCGCCTGGCGCACCCCGACTCCAACGGCGGGATCACCATCCTGCGCCGCGGCTACTCCTTCACCGACGGCACCGACGGCCTGGGCCGCCTGGACGCGGGGCTGTTCTTCCTGGCCTACCAGCGCGACGTGCGCAAGGGCTTCGTCCCGCTCCAGCGCCGGCTGTCCGCGCACGACGCGCTCAACGAGTACATCCAGCACGTGGGTTCGGCGGTCTTCGCGATCCCGCCCGGCGTCCGCGACGCGAACGACTGGTGGGGGCGCACCCTGCTGTCCGAGGAGGCGTAG
- the efeU gene encoding iron uptake transporter permease EfeU — protein sequence MFSNYLIGLREGLEASLVVCILIAYLVKTGRRDALRPIWTGIAIAIALALGFGCVLEFGSQEMTFQAQEALGGSLSVIAVGLVTWMVFWMRRTARHLKAELHGKLDAALAMGTGALVATAFLAVGREGLETALFVWASVHAASDGTPRPLIGVALGIATAVLLGWLFYRGAVRINLAKFFTWTGAMLVVVAAGVLAYGFHDLQEADWLPGLTNLAFDISGTIEPDSWYGTLLKGVFNFQPDPTVLQVTVWLLYLVPALTLFFAPVGFASGKGKVKVADEQGSRPSEASQA from the coding sequence GTGTTCTCCAACTATCTGATCGGTCTGCGCGAGGGGCTGGAGGCCAGCCTCGTCGTGTGCATCCTGATCGCCTACCTGGTCAAGACCGGCCGCCGGGACGCCCTGCGGCCGATCTGGACGGGCATCGCCATCGCCATCGCGCTGGCCCTGGGCTTCGGCTGTGTGCTGGAGTTCGGCTCGCAGGAGATGACGTTCCAGGCGCAGGAGGCGCTCGGCGGCTCCCTGTCGGTGATCGCGGTCGGCCTGGTCACCTGGATGGTGTTCTGGATGCGGCGCACCGCCCGGCACCTGAAGGCGGAACTGCACGGCAAGCTGGACGCGGCGCTGGCGATGGGCACCGGGGCGCTGGTGGCCACCGCGTTCCTCGCGGTGGGCCGCGAGGGCCTGGAGACCGCGCTGTTCGTGTGGGCGTCCGTGCACGCCGCCTCCGACGGCACCCCGCGCCCGCTGATCGGCGTGGCCCTCGGCATCGCCACCGCGGTGCTGCTCGGCTGGCTGTTCTACCGCGGCGCCGTGCGCATCAACCTGGCCAAGTTCTTCACCTGGACCGGCGCCATGCTGGTCGTGGTCGCGGCCGGGGTGCTCGCCTACGGCTTCCACGACCTCCAGGAGGCCGACTGGCTGCCGGGCCTGACGAACCTCGCCTTCGACATCAGCGGCACCATCGAACCGGACAGCTGGTACGGCACGCTGCTCAAGGGCGTGTTCAACTTCCAGCCCGACCCGACCGTCCTCCAGGTCACGGTGTGGCTGCTGTACCTCGTCCCGGCGCTCACGCTGTTCTTCGCCCCGGTAGGGTTCGCCTCCGGGAAGGGGAAGGTGAAGGTAGCTGATGAGCAGGGTTCGCGGCCCTCGGAGGCTTCGCAGGCTTGA
- a CDS encoding bifunctional DNA primase/polymerase encodes MSAEFGGHSGRQGKISQWLRGRRPKQPAGDGGREALLLAAAGAGLPLAPAAHPGIGYGCSCDRVGCPTPARHPVSFAWQTQSTTDRAQVERWARHQPEANFITATGMAHDVLDVPLEAGRAALERLRLGGVEVGPVAESDDGRMLFFTLTRGTPEDEDEWWPCELDCHPETMDEHPGLRWHCRGSYVLVPPARLPGDADRAVRWLAGHGPEHPLPDPLTLLETLTDACARHTADEPGHPAPAWPLRH; translated from the coding sequence ATGAGCGCGGAGTTCGGCGGTCACAGCGGCCGGCAGGGCAAAATCTCCCAGTGGCTGCGCGGACGCCGCCCGAAGCAGCCCGCCGGGGACGGCGGCCGGGAGGCCCTGCTGCTCGCCGCCGCCGGCGCGGGACTGCCCCTCGCACCCGCCGCGCACCCGGGGATCGGCTACGGCTGTTCCTGTGACCGCGTCGGCTGTCCCACCCCCGCCCGGCACCCGGTGTCGTTCGCCTGGCAGACGCAGTCCACCACCGACCGCGCCCAGGTCGAGCGCTGGGCCAGGCACCAGCCCGAGGCGAACTTCATCACCGCCACCGGCATGGCCCACGACGTCCTGGACGTGCCGCTGGAGGCCGGGCGGGCGGCGCTGGAGCGGCTGCGGCTCGGCGGGGTGGAGGTGGGCCCGGTCGCGGAGAGCGACGACGGGCGCATGCTGTTCTTCACCCTCACCCGCGGCACCCCCGAGGACGAGGACGAGTGGTGGCCGTGCGAGCTGGACTGCCACCCGGAGACCATGGACGAACACCCCGGACTGCGCTGGCACTGCCGGGGCTCGTACGTCCTGGTCCCGCCGGCCCGGCTGCCCGGTGACGCGGACCGCGCGGTGCGCTGGCTCGCGGGGCACGGCCCCGAGCACCCCCTCCCGGACCCGCTCACCCTCCTGGAGACCCTCACCGACGCCTGCGCCCGCCACACCGCGGACGAGCCCGGCCACCCGGCCCCGGCCTGGCCGCTGCGCCACTGA
- a CDS encoding TetR/AcrR family transcriptional regulator — MVKKPTPDASRRSEKSRRAIYEAALALVAENGYPRTTIEGIAARAGVGKQTIYRWWTSKADVLLDAFLDLAEQGARQSGEKLGGAAEAQGSIPDTGDLAADLKAVLRATVDGLLDPRFEAPSRALAAEGLVNEQLSRELVARLLEPQLQLYVHRLRSAQESGAVRPDIDPRIALELFVSPVAQRWLQHTGLLTYAYTDTLVDYALYGLAPR, encoded by the coding sequence ATGGTCAAGAAGCCCACCCCCGACGCCTCCCGCCGCAGCGAGAAGTCGCGCCGGGCGATCTACGAGGCCGCGCTCGCGCTGGTCGCCGAGAACGGCTACCCAAGGACCACGATCGAGGGCATCGCCGCACGGGCCGGCGTCGGCAAGCAGACCATCTACCGCTGGTGGACGTCGAAGGCCGACGTGCTCCTGGACGCCTTCCTCGACCTCGCCGAGCAGGGCGCGCGGCAGAGCGGGGAGAAACTGGGCGGGGCGGCGGAGGCGCAGGGAAGCATCCCGGACACCGGCGACCTCGCCGCCGACCTGAAGGCCGTGCTGCGCGCCACCGTCGACGGGCTGCTCGACCCGAGGTTCGAGGCGCCCTCGCGCGCGCTCGCCGCCGAGGGACTGGTGAACGAGCAGCTCAGCCGGGAACTCGTGGCCCGGCTGCTGGAACCCCAGCTCCAGCTGTACGTGCACAGACTGCGCTCCGCGCAGGAGAGCGGAGCCGTACGCCCCGACATCGACCCGCGCATCGCCCTGGAACTCTTCGTCTCCCCGGTCGCCCAGCGCTGGCTCCAGCACACCGGCCTGCTCACCTACGCGTACACCGACACCCTCGTCGACTACGCGCTGTACGGACTCGCCCCGCGCTGA